The Neofelis nebulosa isolate mNeoNeb1 chromosome 16, mNeoNeb1.pri, whole genome shotgun sequence genome includes a window with the following:
- the PIRT gene encoding phosphoinositide-interacting protein, protein MEALPRALEVEEKSPESKDLLPSQTASSLCISSRSESVWTATPRSNWEIYRKPIVIMSVGGAILLFGVVITCLAYTLHLGNNSLKVLKMIGPAFLSLGLMMLVCGLVWVPIIKKKQKQRQKSVFFQSLKSFFLNR, encoded by the coding sequence ATGGAGGCTCTCCCCAGGGCCCTGGAGGTCGAGGAGAAGTCTCCGGAATCCAAGGACCTGCTGCCCAGCCAGACCGCCAGCTCCCTGTGCATCAGCTCCAGAAGTGAGTCTGTCTGGACCGCCACCCCCAGGAGTAACTGGGAAATCTACCGTAAACCCATCGTCATCATGTCGGTGGGGGGCGCCATCCTGCTCTTCGGCGTGGTCATCACCTGCCTGGCCTACACCCTGCACCTGGGCAACAACAGCCTTAAGGTCCTTAAGATGATAGGGCCCGCCTTCCTGTCGCTGGGACTCATGATGCTGGTGTGCGGGCTGGTGTGGGTGCCCAtcatcaaaaagaaacagaagcagaggcagaAGTCCGTTTTCTTCCAGAGCCTCAAGTCCTTCTTCCTGAATCGCTGA